The Ananas comosus cultivar F153 unplaced genomic scaffold, ASM154086v1, whole genome shotgun sequence genome contains the following window.
TTGAATGTATTGCTAAATCGACCGCCGAGGTGCTGGTGCTAATCTTGAATGCTTGCAAATATATGAATTGCAGGgaactaataattaattatagcgACTCCCAAGGTACACTCATCTATCTATACCTTAACATTCTATCCGTCTCTAGGGAACATCAgacaatgagagagagagagagagagagaaggggaaggCGATTGACTGTATGCCGATCAAGACGACGACTAGGAAGTTGGCAACCACGGCGACAGGGAAGACGGCGGCCAAGACGACAGGCACGACGGTCAAGACAACAGGCACGACGGTGCTAGGGAAGACAGCGGCCCCCTGTCCCAGGCAGCTGGGGGATCCTCTGCGTCGGTCGATAGAGCGAACTGGAGCAGTGAATGTCATTTCATCTGGACTGAGTATAGACTTGGAGCGGAGGTTTCAGGAGCTTAAACATCATCTGGGCAATGGAGTTATGGCAACCACCCACCCCTCAAGCTCCAGCATTAATGATCGTTCCTTAGCTAAGAAGGTGATCTGGGCGGACTCTGCTGGACTGGACCTGGCTCAAGTTACCTTCTTCAGCAAGGATGACTCCCCTACTGCTCCTACCCCTAGTGCTCCTGCTCCAGCTGTAAAGGACACGGACGGCAAGGGAGCGCCTGCGGATCAGCCTTGGACCGAAGTGCATTACAAAAGGAACGGACGCCTCGCTCCTCCTGGCAAACCGTCCTACAAAGAGGCCCTCCTCTCCGCAGCCCCACCCTCCTCTTCACGCAACCCTCCATCACCTCTGCGCAACGCTCTCTCGCGCAACCCCCCGCCGCCACCTCTGCGCTTCGCTCCCGCGCATCGCTCCCGTGCCTCACTCCCTTCGCGCCACCCTCCACCACCTCTTCGTAACACTCTTCGCAACACTCCCCCCAAGCGCTCTTTCAAGGATCGGTGTTTCCGGTGCCTCCGGACCCGGCCACCCTCCCGAACCCGACCGTACCCCCGAGCCGGGCCGCCCTCCCCGTCTCTTCCGGCTCCGGCCCGAGAGGTTCCGGTCCGGATTCAACCCGGGCGGCCACCTCAGGTCGTTAACCGAAGGGCCCGAGAGGTCCCGGTCCGGGTTCCACCCGGTTGGTCATCTCAGGTCATTTACCGATGGGTCCCTCTTCTCCACCCGGGCCCGGCAAGCGACCGAAAGGTTCCAGGTTGTCTTTCTCAGGCTCCAGGTTAACTTACTGGGCCCCGGGTCATGTCCCATCTATTCACCCGGTCTATTTTCGCGTCGCTTCTCCTCCCAGGCGCCGTCAGGGTAGCCTGTCTCAGGGTTTATTGCATCAAACTTTAAACTTTGTCTCGTCATGTCTTGACCTGGACTCCCCCTCTCCGAGGTTCGTCTTAATTACGCGTCCCTGAAAAGGGCTATTTGCTCCGAAGATGTTTTCGACTAGGGCCGAACTAGGCTTCCCGAGCAGAAGGTTGTCGTCCGTCTTCCACTCGCTCCCACTCTGTTTTCCCTCCGTACTAGTCGTCCGTCCGGTCACGAAAGAGGTTGTCCATCCAGTTGAACGTGCTTCCTCCTTTCTAAACCTCTTTCCGTTTAGACCGGGAACCCCATGCCCTACGCCAGTCGGCTCCGCAGTGGCCGGCCTCCCAGTCGGCTCCGTAGTGGCTGGCCTCATGGTCGGCCGGGGTTAGGGCACCTCTGGTCTCTCCGGAGCCGGTGTCCACGGCTGGGGCTGGGGTCCCTCCAGCCTCTTCGGAACCAGTGGCCGTGGCTGGGGTTAAGGTCCCCCCGCTACTCCGGGTCACTTCCACCAACCGGCACGGAGGCTAGAGCCTAAAGCTTCCTCAGTCTCCTCGGCAGGCTCAACCCCAGCTACAGCAGGTCCCCGGAGGCGCGAGCATGAAGTGGTTTCATGGCTGCGAGGTGGAGATTTCTAGAGTACAGTCCTAGTTTTACCAGGCAAGCGAGCAACCCGCCCCCTCCTCCTAGTGGTGCCGGTTACAGCAACAGGGCTCGGGTTGCGACTTCAACCTAATCCTGGCTGTATCTCTCCAGGGGCTTCCGCTGGAGGTCTAAGAGCCCATACAGTACCTCCACCAACTGCCGATGCTCCGTCGCCATCGGCCTCTCTAGATAATACGCTCAGCACACGAGCAGGCGGGACTACTTGTCCCGCTTCGGCGGCTGCTACCGGCGTTGTCATGCCCTTCTGGTTGTAAGTATCCCCTCTCTATGGTCAGACTAGGTTCGAAACATTCCCCCTCTTTTTGCCGCCCGCGGTGACATCCCTAAGGTCCGCACCGTAGCATTAGATTATAGGGGGTCCGACTCCAAATCGGAAGCCTGTTCCCTCAGCGAACCTTGGGTAAGACCTTCTTTGTGGTGCTTGAGAGCAAGGGACATCGCTCGGTGGTCCTTCAGGCACCCCTTCGGAGGCTTTGCCAACCGCTCTGGCAACCGCTATCACAGAACTCGCTTCACCGGTTCTAAGCGCCCCCCCTGCTGTAGGTGTT
Protein-coding sequences here:
- the LOC109705405 gene encoding formin-like protein 3 → MPIKTTTRKLATTATGKTAAKTTGTTVKTTGTTVLGKTAAPCPRQLGDPLRRSIERTGAVNVISSGLSIDLERRFQELKHHLGNGVMATTHPSSSSINDRSLAKKVIWADSAGLDLAQVTFFSKDDSPTAPTPSAPAPAVKDTDGKGAPADQPWTEVHYKRNGRLAPPGKPSYKEALLSAAPPSSSRNPPSPLRNALSRNPPPPPLRFAPAHRSRASLPSRHPPPPLRNTLRNTPPKRSFKDRMLPPPFTLLSPPPPNFNHIDKRIEGWKAKLLSQGGRLILMNSVLSNMPLQFLSIFKAPQWALRQIESLRRAFFWRGRTNISGGACL